The sequence GTCGGTCAGAAGGTCGATGTCGTCGGAACCTCTATCGGTAAGGGTTTTGCTGGCGCCATCAAGCGTCACAACTTCTCTTCCAACCGTGCATCCCACGGTAACTCGGTGTCGCACAACTCGGCCGGTTCGATCGGTCAGGCGCAGGATCCGGGTCGCGTGCTGCCGGGCAAGCGCATGGCTGCCCACATGGGTGATGTGCAGCGCACCATGCAGAACCTGGAAGTGGTTCGCGTCGATGCCGAGCGCCAGCTGCTGCTGGTCAAGGGTGCTGTTCCGGGTGCCCGGGGCGGTGATGTGGTGGTCCGGCCGGCGGTCAAGGGGGCGTAATGGAACTCAAGCTTCTTAACGAGCAGGGTCAGGCTGCCGAAACGATTCAAGTGTCGGATGTGCTGTTCGGTCGTGAGTACAACGAGGCGCTGATTCATCAGGTCGTCGTGGCTTACATGGCCAATGCGCGCTCCGGTAATCGTGCCCAGAAGGGGCGCTCCGAGATTGCCAAGTCGACGCGCAAGCCGTGGCGCCAGAAAGGGACGGGCCGTGCTCGTGCCGGTATGGCGTCGAGCCCGCTGTGGCGTGGGGGTGGTCGGATCTTCCCGAACAAGCCCGACGAGAACTTCTCGCAGAAAGTGAACCGCAAGATGTATCGCGCCGGCGTGGCGTCGATCCTCTCGCAGTTGGCGCGCGAAGGTCGCATCTCCGTGGTTGATGATTTCTCGCTGGAGGCGCCGAAGACGCGTCTGGTGGCTGAGAAGCTCAAGGGCATGGGGTTTGTGGATTCGGTGCTGGTGATCACCGATGAACTGAGCGAGAACCTCTTCCTGGCTTCGCGCAACCTGCGCGATGTG comes from Denitromonas sp. and encodes:
- the rplC gene encoding 50S ribosomal protein L3, with the translated sequence MSLGLVGRKVGMTRIFTDDGQTIPVTVLDMSDNRVSQIKTAETDGYTAVQVAFGKRRASRVGKPLAGHLAKAGVEASRLLQEFRVDASALDGVKPGDVLTVDMFGVGQKVDVVGTSIGKGFAGAIKRHNFSSNRASHGNSVSHNSAGSIGQAQDPGRVLPGKRMAAHMGDVQRTMQNLEVVRVDAERQLLLVKGAVPGARGGDVVVRPAVKGA
- the rplD gene encoding 50S ribosomal protein L4, translating into MELKLLNEQGQAAETIQVSDVLFGREYNEALIHQVVVAYMANARSGNRAQKGRSEIAKSTRKPWRQKGTGRARAGMASSPLWRGGGRIFPNKPDENFSQKVNRKMYRAGVASILSQLAREGRISVVDDFSLEAPKTRLVAEKLKGMGFVDSVLVITDELSENLFLASRNLRDVLVLEVTEADPVSLVRFPQVVVTKGALAKMQEVWQ